The DNA region ACCACCAACCTATGTATGTactaaataatagtaataataacaataatagtaatagtaataataataataataattgaatgTTAATTCCTTAATTTTGCTCTTGTATTGTGAGTAAtctcagggtttcccccagcacgttattgctaaggcagccaccttgacaagaaacacagaCCACCTGAAaagatatatattatataatatatttcatgttgtgaatgtaattttcgCAAGTTCACAagaatgtaatttttcaaagtCCTTTTTACGCCCCACCGCCTGGACTAACAAACAATCATTTATAAACACTGTGTCTGTCTTtaataatagggcctaataaaagtcaagtcaagtcagcctttattgtcactttcttcttaggcacaagacatacaaggaaaatgaagttacgttttctctctataccatgccaggacatagtaaaaaaaaaaaaaaaaaaaaatagacatagaactgatattttacagactgacatgacgtgcaagacaggacaagtaacagtgatagactggtaacaataagtggtcaataataaatacagtacaaatgaacatttaacatttaacatgtaaacagaagataggaTAAGATTAAGTAatcaccttcaagaagcaagtacaTGTAAAAAAGCGCCTGGAAAATGTCATGTCATGGAATCATTATAATaacaatcaaatgtgtgtgtgtgtgtgtgtgtgtgtgtgtgtgtgtgtgtgtgtgtgtgtgtgtgtgtgtgtgtgtgtgtgtgtgtgtgtgtgtgtgtgtgtgtgtgtgtgtgtgtgattgtgtgtctgtgtgtgtgtgtgtgtgtgtgtgtatgtgtgtgtgtgtgtgtgtgtgtgtgtgtgtgtgtgtgtgtgtgtgtgtgtgtgtgtgtgtgtgtgtgtgtgtgtgtctgtgtgtctgtgtgtctgtgtgtgtgtgtgtgtgttcagcttgcGTCAGACCCGCTCAGGTCACTTGATGCCGGAGAAGTTCAGCTGCGTCTTCAAAGACACGTACAAGGTCTTCCAACGCGGCCAACCCAAAGCACtcggggtacacacacacacacacacacacacacacacacacacacacacacacacacacacacacacacacacacacacacacacacacacacacacacacacctgcgtacaAGGTCTTCCAACGCGGCCAACCCAAAGCACtcggggtacacacacacacacacacacacacacacacacacacacacacacacacacacacacacacacacctgcgtacaAGGTCTTCCAACGCGGCCAGCCTAAAGCACtcggggtacacacacacacacacacacacacacacacacacacacacacacacacacacacacacacacacacacacacacacacacacaaacacctgcgtACAAGGTCTTCCAACGCGGCCAGCCTAAAGCACtcggggtacacacacacacacacacacacacacacacacacacacacacacacacacacacacacacacacacacacacacacacacacacacacacctgcgcacaaggtgtgtgtgtgtgtaataataataataataatctgtgtgtgtgtgtgtgtgtgtgtgtgtgtgtgtgtgtctcaggtgtGTCAGCTGATGGTGGGTGTGTTTGTCATCAGTATGGGAGTTCTACTGTCCCAGAAcgccacacacacagatccaaacacacacacacacacaccggacatcaGCCCTCTACTGTACACCCTGCCCAGCATACTggtgagaatacacacacacacacacacacacacacacacacacacacacacacacacacacacacacacacacacacacacacacacacacagagacacacacacacacacagacacacacacacacacacacacacacaggcacacagacacacacacacacacacacacacacacacacacacacacacacacacacacacacacacacacacacactttctgattggctgatggggtgaccattaatttCGCGGTACCGGTCAGGTGTCAAGTGTGCATATAGAATCTTGCTTTTGGCTGCTGAAGTcattttagcattagctagcatagacatgatacatttggagagctcttttccaaaacgatatatacaccatttttgactttttgcattttaatattggaattgactgttaagaagtcctatcgtctatgtgtgaattcttgccattcaaatgttttgagaacatacttttaaaacctctataaaatcaattttgcaatgcaattcaatggaatgcccaatacaaaaatgtcaatttctcaacaTTCTATATAATATATTTTGGAGATTTCAGAACTGGCGCACCTACCTCTACCAACTTCCGTCTTCCACAGACGTCCTTAGAAATTGATTTGCAGAAGTCATACATTATAGTAATCCATTTTCTTTTTGTACACCAAAAAAGACCCTCAGGAATTGAGCTATACAGATGGGTGTATTTGTTATTGTTTCATAGCAGACAGCTGACTGGTTTCAACACTCTATTTTGTCGCAATGTCAGTGTCACATTCATTATCCCTTGGCCGGAATCAGATAATATATCTTGCCAAAATGGCCGGAATTCCCCTTAAAtggaaattatattgtgaaatatgTTCtatttaaaagggacactgtgtgagatttgtagttgttcatttccagaattcatgctgcccattcactaatattacctttttcatgaatacttaccaccaccaccaaattctaagtattcattatgactggaaaacatacatgaaaaggggatcttcaccgtggtccgccattttgaattttccaaaaatagccatttgtagctgcaaaaatgactctacttggaccatactagaaaatatttgtttattacttagtaaactttcatgtaaatatcaaatttggcgatagccaacccagtttcaatgagcagcatagttgcagaaccctttttttgacaatttcctgcacagtgtccctttaaatgtgggAAAACAAAAGCCTTTTCCCAACTAAATAAAAGCAGCATTTGCAATAAATAGGCTAAGTTTCCATGTGAAACAAAATGTCGTTTTCAAAAaccttttcattttatttgaaagggagttttggggggaggggtgtcaatacagtagcctacttgacTATGTTCAGTCATCATAGCCATCACATTTACTCCCATAGCAATACAATTACTATTTGCTAATAAAAATATTGTATTGATAATAATCTTATTAAACTAAAATAAGGCTACATATTGAAAGCCTCAGTGTGTAACAGTCTTGACTGGATTTTTGTTCGTCATCGCTTCAAGAGGTAGATTTTGCTTGCCATCTAGGCAGAGGTTAGGGATCTtgggcatgaaaaggttggtgaccACTGATCTGCGGAAAGTTAAATAATCACAACGTCGGCATTCCAAACCAGCATTCTAGATGCGACTAAGTTTCACACCCGTGTTGCAACGCGTCTATCTTACcaacaagattctggtgcagttgccaTGGTTACGtgtctatcttgctcacaagattctggtgcagttgccaTGGTTACGtgtctatcttgctcacaagattctggtgcagtcgGCATGATTCCagaactttacagacagtaacaGATTAGAAACCTACCCTACCATACGCACACTGGGTAAAATGGAAACGATTTTAGCAGATAACAGACACCCCCTATTTTATGCTTTTGAATTATTGCCCTCAGGGAGTAGATTTCGCTACCCTGTTCTCTCCaagaacaaaaccaaacaatatTTTATTCCCAGCCATGAGCCTTTTTAATAAGCAAAAACCCCatcttaacttttacattttgattttattcttaaTTATGAATGTGCAGCAACTACTCAGCGGGCCTGAGCAGAGGAGCCATAtccctttttattatttttattactcaTTTTTAGCCCATCACATTCTATTGAGGATACATTTTTAACTTGTAAGGGTTTTATACTCTAAGgttgtttttatttatatatCTATTTACTTGTTTCTTGCACATTCAGCTTTacataggataggcctacttagtgctattcacctcccctacctaatgtacttgatataggataggcctacttagtgctattcacctcccctacctaatgtacttgatataggataggcctacttagtgctattcacctcccctacctaatgtacttgatataggataggcctacttagtgctattcacttcccctacctaatgtacttgatataggataggcctacttagtgctattcacttcccctacctaatgtacttgatataggataggcctacttagtgctattcacttcccctacctaatgtacttgatataggataggcctacttagtgctattcacctcccctacctaatgtacttgatataggataggcctacttagtgctATTCACTTCCCTTTacataggataggcctacttagtgctATTCACTTCCCTTTacataggataggcctacttagtgctATTCACTTCCCCTACCTAATGGACTTgataggcctacttagtgctattcactccccctacctaatgtacttgatataggataggcctacttagtgctattcacttcccctacctaatgtacttgatataggataggcctacttagtgctattcacttcccctacctaatgtacttgatataggataggcctacttagtgctattcacttcccctacctaatgtacttgatataggataggcctacttagtgctattcacttcccctacctaatgtacttgatataggataggcctacttagtgctattcacttcccctacctaatgtacttgatataggataggcctacttagtgctattcacttcccctacctaatgtacttgatataggataggcctacttagtgctATTCACTTCCCCTACCTAATGTACTTGCACAGCCAGCGTTTTTGTTCACCATTGCATTTGGTCATTGTGTGACACCagtgaagttgaaagttgagcggaactgttgaatagtttgtcctgccctgcctattgtcatgtcatgtcatgtctgttATATCTGGgtgaatgtgtattgtatgtggtagcctcttactgcagcaggggtcgccctattcacttgctgaacatgcttaagtacatcataacaacgctgccatgacagtacagagagccatagtgctgcgctaaggggtttaaatctttgttttctatcatgtcataggcaatacaacCTGCTTGGTGTGTACCTTATCTGCTGACAAAATTTTCCCCGTTGCggacaataaagtttctaactaaaTAACTAATaatggcagataagcgggataacggccttcgaggtcgaccgttTCCACAAAGtaaatggcttggcggaggcaccTCTGTCTCTGTGCTGCGCACATTGCTAAAGTTCGGAGCTGCCGCCtcatttgtagtctttcaccccattgaaacccattataagacatggctattgaactacaaaagcATCACCATTAACTTCGtggaaccggtcacctcgtcggccgttactAATTGTGTGTCTACATAAGTAAATATacatacagtgtgcgtgtgtgtgtgcgtgtgcgtgtgtgtgcgcgtgcgtgtgcgtgtgcgtgcatgtgtgtgtgtttcctttagTTCATCATGTCTGGAATGTTGTCATTCGCTGCGGGACACACACCACATATGGGCATggtgagtaaacacacacacacacacacacacacacacacacacacacacacacacacacacacacacacacacacacacacacacacacacacacacatgtaaacacacaaatacaaatatattacacacaaacacatgtaagcAGGAGTAATGGGTATAAGGTACATAATAATATTACTATAATTAcagtcattgtgtgtgtatgtgtgtgtgtgttgcagatgaAGTTGTCGTTTGCCTGTAACatcgtctggtgtgtgtgtgtgtgtgtgtgtgtgtgtgtgtgtgtgtgtgtgtgtgtgtgtgtgtgtgtgtgtgtgtgtgtgtgtgtgtgtgtgtgtgtgtgtgttccagatgaAGTTGTCGTTTGCCTGTAACatcgtctggtgtgtgtgtgtgtgtgtgtgtgtgtgtgtgtgtgtgtgtgtgtgtgtgtgtgtgtgtgtgtgtgtgtgtgtgtgtgtgtgtgtgtgtgtgtgtgtgtgtgtgtgtgtgtgttccagatgaAGTTGTCGTTTGCCTGTAACatcgtctggtgtgtgtgtgtgtgtgtgtgtgtgtgtgtgtgtgtgtgtgtgtgtgtgtgtgtgttgcagatgaAGTTGTCGTTTGCCTGTAACatcgtctggtgtgtgtgtgtgtgtgtgtgtgtgtgtgtgtgtgtgtgtgtgtgtgtgtgtgtgtgtgtgtgtgtgtgtgtgtgtgtgtgtgtgtgtgtgttgcagatgaAGTTGTCGTTTGCCTGTAACATCGTCTGCATCTTCTGGGCCATAGCAGCTGTTGTCCTGTGTGCACTCGCGTACGGACCACAggtgagtctcacacacacacacacacacacacacacacacacacacacacacacacacacacacacacactctctctctctctcacacacacacacacacacatgttaataatttatttttttatgttaacaATTCTATTTTCATTTATGGAGTAATGAGCATTACACATTGGCACAATGATAAACTTTCTttataatacaatacaacaattATCACAGCTTTtgctaaggtggccaccttgacaagaaacaccggCCACTTTGACTAGCGTAACGGCAGATCAAACACCGGCCACTTTGACTAGCTTAACGGCAGATCAAAGCCACATCGCCCTTCTGCCTGACACATTtgtcatactcactgtatttaaatagtgacaataaagcactctacaATTAGCTACTATTTACTATTATTGTCGCGGGGTTTTGACGGCTTATTATTCTCTGTGACAAGCGTGTGCATCGAGGCTTAGaaacaacaacagacacacacacactgtaatctcTGTGAAAAGCATCGAGGCTTAGAAACAAATGCACGTGTAGCACCGCATCCTTATTTCAGGGgttgtttctccaaagcgtagtggccaacctgttagcaacttgggaaattgcattgcaaacaacaaagtacctAACATAATTAACaactggtttcgagaaatgcagagGAAATCAGGCACGCTGAATGAATCTGGTGGTGATCTTTGCAAAAGTAGTGCTGAGCTCAttacttgttaccatacaaacaaatccGGAGACATTGG from Engraulis encrasicolus isolate BLACKSEA-1 chromosome 5, IST_EnEncr_1.0, whole genome shotgun sequence includes:
- the LOC134448739 gene encoding membrane-spanning 4-domains subfamily A member 4A produces the protein MRFTFRSDERMLITIPLGSLRQTRSGHLMPEKFSCVFKDTYKVFQRGQPKALGTPAYKVFQRGQPKALGVCQLMVGVFVISMGVLLSQNATHTDPNTHTHTPDISPLLYTLPSILFIMSGMLSFAAGHTPHMGMMKLSFACNIVCIFWAIAAVVLCALAYGPQEPPHSLGLMVCVCVLLAGEMLVAVVMVYWQSKAVCRDHFNILPTITLKQET